A window of Natrinema versiforme contains these coding sequences:
- a CDS encoding class I adenylate-forming enzyme family protein translates to MDLEAVDQSARAGNVAKLFDQTAVHHGGSQAMEHHGRRWTHDELRDWTAELAGGLHDLGLEPGDRMLVFLPNCPQYLVASLGAFKAGVEISPVNPQYKRREVAYQLEDTAATAIVTHPALREVVDEAITDAGMEPEIITIQSEDWPRDPEDHAFEELRGEPTLVDRADDDVALLPYTSGTTGDPKGVQLTHGNTRAQLLWPLTASNVDVDPDDIRSLTWLPLYHITGFTHTALQPLVGGGRLYFRSALEWDAQECMQLIEDEGITHFVGVTTMYADMVEAEGFGEYDLTSLESASEGGAKLSTAVQERFEETAGVNISEGYGLTETHGATHTQSGSTFGLKHGTIGQPLRMTDCKIVDESGDEVPPGEEGELVVRGPQVMKGYLNLPEATEAAFTENGYFRTGDIARRDGNNYYEIVDRKKHMINTAGYNVYPSELENLLLEHEAVADVAVVGIPDDRRNEVPKAFVVPAEGVALGSDITAEELTEFCLEEMASYKHPREIEFIEELPRTTSGKIQKYKLEEGEG, encoded by the coding sequence ATGGATCTGGAAGCGGTCGATCAGTCCGCGCGAGCGGGGAACGTCGCGAAACTGTTCGACCAGACCGCAGTACACCACGGCGGGAGCCAAGCGATGGAGCACCACGGCCGCCGCTGGACCCACGACGAGCTACGCGACTGGACAGCCGAACTCGCCGGCGGCCTCCACGATCTCGGCCTCGAGCCCGGCGACCGGATGCTGGTTTTCCTGCCGAACTGCCCGCAGTACCTCGTCGCCTCCCTCGGCGCGTTCAAGGCCGGCGTCGAGATCTCGCCGGTCAATCCCCAGTACAAACGCCGCGAAGTGGCCTACCAGCTCGAGGACACGGCAGCGACGGCGATCGTCACCCACCCGGCGCTGCGCGAGGTGGTCGACGAGGCGATCACGGACGCGGGGATGGAGCCGGAAATCATCACGATTCAAAGCGAGGACTGGCCCCGGGACCCCGAGGATCACGCCTTCGAAGAACTGCGCGGCGAGCCGACGCTGGTCGACCGCGCCGACGACGACGTGGCGCTGCTGCCCTACACCTCCGGGACGACCGGCGATCCGAAGGGGGTCCAGCTCACCCACGGCAACACGCGGGCACAGCTCCTGTGGCCGCTGACCGCCTCGAACGTCGACGTCGACCCCGACGACATCCGCAGTCTGACGTGGCTCCCGCTGTACCACATCACCGGTTTTACGCACACCGCCCTCCAGCCGCTGGTCGGCGGCGGGCGGCTCTACTTCCGTAGCGCACTCGAGTGGGACGCCCAGGAGTGCATGCAACTCATCGAGGACGAGGGAATCACCCACTTCGTGGGCGTGACGACGATGTACGCGGACATGGTCGAGGCCGAGGGCTTCGGCGAGTACGATCTCACCAGCCTCGAGTCAGCGTCCGAGGGCGGCGCGAAGCTTTCGACGGCAGTCCAAGAGCGATTCGAGGAGACTGCGGGCGTGAATATCTCCGAGGGATACGGCCTCACCGAGACCCACGGCGCGACCCACACGCAGTCGGGCTCCACGTTCGGCCTGAAACACGGCACGATCGGCCAGCCCTTGCGGATGACCGACTGCAAGATCGTCGACGAATCGGGCGACGAAGTCCCGCCCGGCGAGGAGGGCGAACTCGTCGTCCGCGGGCCGCAGGTCATGAAGGGGTATCTCAACCTGCCCGAGGCCACCGAGGCGGCCTTCACCGAGAACGGCTACTTCCGGACCGGCGACATCGCCCGCCGCGACGGGAACAACTACTACGAGATCGTCGACCGCAAGAAGCACATGATCAACACCGCTGGCTACAACGTCTATCCCAGCGAACTCGAGAACCTCCTGCTCGAGCACGAGGCCGTCGCCGATGTCGCCGTCGTCGGGATTCCGGACGACCGGCGCAACGAGGTGCCGAAGGCGTTCGTCGTCCCCGCCGAGGGCGTCGCCCTCGGCAGCGATATCACGGCCGAGGAACTCACCGAGTTCTGTCTCGAGGAGATGGCCAGCTACAAACACCCGCGCGAGATCGAGTTCATCGAGGAACTCCCGCGGACGACGAGCGGGAAGATCCAGAAGTACAAACTCGAGGAAGGCGAGGGGTAA
- a CDS encoding tRNA (cytidine(56)-2'-O)-methyltransferase: MHDDSEVVVLRLGHRPGRDDRMTTHVGLTARALGADRVLFPDNAGQSLETVADITDRFGGPFEAELTESPQAVIRDWEGRVVHLTMYGERVQDVEDEIRSAHATEGESLLLVVGSEKVPFDVYEEADWNVGVTNQPHSEVAGLAVFLDRLFEGRELDQEWSGADREVLPMETGKRVESADPDADAERD; encoded by the coding sequence ATGCACGACGATAGCGAGGTCGTCGTCCTCCGGCTCGGCCACCGCCCCGGTCGGGACGATCGGATGACGACCCACGTCGGACTGACCGCGCGGGCGCTGGGTGCCGACCGCGTGCTCTTTCCCGACAACGCCGGCCAGTCGCTCGAGACCGTCGCGGACATCACCGATCGGTTTGGCGGCCCCTTCGAGGCCGAACTCACGGAGTCGCCCCAAGCCGTCATCCGCGACTGGGAGGGGCGGGTCGTCCACCTCACGATGTACGGCGAGCGCGTCCAAGACGTCGAGGACGAGATTCGGTCGGCCCACGCGACCGAGGGCGAGTCGCTCTTACTCGTCGTCGGCTCCGAGAAGGTTCCCTTCGACGTCTACGAGGAAGCCGACTGGAACGTCGGCGTCACCAACCAGCCCCACTCCGAAGTGGCCGGTCTCGCCGTCTTCCTCGACCGGTTGTTCGAGGGCCGCGAACTCGATCAGGAGTGGAGCGGTGCCGATCGGGAGGTGCTCCCGATGGAGACGGGCAAGCGCGTCGAGTCGGCGGACCCGGACGCTGACGCGGAGCGAGACTAG
- a CDS encoding cupin domain-containing protein, producing the protein MEKVNESTLDWNESDHGETAFRRKELSSAVDADDLGCSLYELPAGMRSWPYHYHTANEEAIYVLAGDGQLKAEDGLEPLSAGDYVALPADERGGHRVVNDGEEPLRYLAISTMNEPDITVYPEMEKFGVFVGSPPGGRDERSLEGYYNLDDETAYWDE; encoded by the coding sequence ATGGAGAAGGTCAACGAATCGACGCTTGATTGGAACGAGTCCGATCACGGGGAGACTGCGTTCCGTCGAAAGGAGCTCTCGAGCGCCGTCGACGCCGACGACCTCGGCTGCAGCCTCTACGAACTGCCGGCCGGGATGCGGTCGTGGCCCTATCACTACCACACGGCCAACGAGGAGGCGATCTACGTGCTGGCGGGCGACGGCCAACTCAAAGCCGAAGACGGCCTCGAGCCGCTTTCGGCCGGCGACTACGTGGCGCTCCCGGCGGACGAACGCGGCGGTCACAGGGTCGTCAACGACGGCGAGGAGCCGCTCCGGTATCTGGCGATATCGACGATGAACGAGCCGGATATAACCGTCTACCCCGAGATGGAGAAATTCGGCGTCTTCGTCGGTTCACCGCCGGGCGGCCGCGACGAGCGGTCGCTCGAGGGCTACTACAACCTCGACGACGAGACGGCGTACTGGGACGAGTAG
- a CDS encoding universal stress protein, protein MYERILVPTDGSDTAEMAVEHALDLAEQYGADVHALYVVDTNAMSLSLGGEQLDRIEQGHYGEMDEVRERAERATGYVADRAAERGIETVEHVSAGRPHDMIANYVADNGIDLVVMGSHGRSGVRRALLGSVTERTLRSTRAPVLVIDTDESD, encoded by the coding sequence ATGTACGAACGCATACTCGTTCCGACCGACGGGAGCGACACGGCCGAGATGGCGGTCGAGCACGCGCTCGATCTCGCCGAACAGTACGGGGCCGATGTACACGCCCTGTACGTGGTTGATACCAACGCGATGAGTCTCAGCCTCGGCGGCGAGCAACTCGACCGCATCGAGCAGGGCCACTACGGCGAGATGGACGAGGTGCGGGAACGCGCCGAACGCGCCACCGGCTACGTAGCCGACCGCGCGGCCGAACGGGGGATCGAAACCGTCGAGCACGTCTCGGCGGGACGGCCCCACGACATGATCGCCAACTACGTCGCCGACAACGGAATCGATCTCGTCGTCATGGGATCGCACGGCCGGTCGGGCGTCAGACGGGCGCTGCTCGGCAGCGTGACCGAACGGACGCTCCGCTCGACCCGCGCACCGGTCCTCGTCATCGATACGGACGAAAGCGACTAA
- a CDS encoding VC_2705 family sodium/solute symporter produces the protein MTGVPVVPLQESLLPEAMDISFKILPALLVVGMLGLFLAIGFVFRVADTEDMWVAGRSIGNLENGMAIGANWMSAASYLGMAASIALAGFYGLVYVVGWTTGYFILLIFMAAQLRRFGKYTAPDFVGDRFNSDSARAIAAVTTFLIGFVYAIGQAKGMALVGLYIFGDYGGLIPGLDGYQVMVVAMMIITVAYLTLSGMMGATKNQAVQYVILILAFVVGLLVVGYTNGYSTVLPQLEYGMLIDDLGSEFSEPFATSSYYLWVATTFSLIVGTCGLPHVLVRFYTVESERTARWSTVWGLFFICILYWSAPAFAAFGTDLYTQNVNPTYGDPGMTGAASEVIVVLAAQLSNLPQWFVGLIAAGGIAAAIATIAGLFIAGSSAISHDIYTNIINEDATQRQQIFVGRLSIVALGVLTTLAALDPASSIAALVGYAFALAGSVLFPMFFLGMWWENANRPGALAGMTTGLVGWSIPMINEIVPNYVSSLEAPLSAGLAQWMPAIGSALITLPIVFAVTIIVSLMTDEPPMETKRVVRQCHSPEPMRQQQTAEDVVTDGGETPADD, from the coding sequence ATGACGGGCGTTCCGGTCGTTCCGTTACAGGAGAGTCTCCTCCCGGAGGCGATGGACATCTCGTTCAAGATTCTCCCCGCGCTCCTCGTGGTTGGGATGCTGGGCCTGTTCCTCGCCATCGGCTTCGTCTTCCGCGTGGCCGACACCGAGGACATGTGGGTCGCCGGCCGCTCCATCGGGAATCTGGAGAACGGGATGGCGATCGGCGCGAACTGGATGTCGGCGGCCTCCTACCTCGGGATGGCGGCCTCGATCGCACTGGCCGGCTTCTACGGGCTGGTGTACGTCGTCGGCTGGACGACGGGTTACTTCATCCTCCTGATCTTCATGGCCGCACAGCTGCGCCGGTTCGGGAAGTACACGGCACCCGACTTCGTCGGTGATCGATTCAACTCCGACAGCGCACGCGCCATCGCGGCCGTGACGACGTTCCTCATCGGGTTCGTCTACGCCATCGGGCAGGCAAAGGGCATGGCGCTCGTCGGCCTGTACATCTTCGGTGACTACGGCGGCCTCATCCCCGGCCTCGACGGCTACCAGGTGATGGTCGTCGCCATGATGATCATCACCGTCGCGTACCTGACGCTGTCCGGTATGATGGGCGCGACGAAGAACCAGGCTGTCCAGTACGTCATCCTCATTCTGGCGTTCGTGGTCGGCCTGCTCGTCGTCGGCTACACGAACGGCTACTCGACGGTGCTACCCCAACTCGAGTACGGGATGCTGATCGACGACCTCGGCAGCGAGTTCTCCGAGCCGTTCGCGACCTCGAGTTACTACCTCTGGGTCGCGACCACGTTCTCGCTGATCGTCGGGACCTGCGGACTGCCCCACGTGCTGGTGCGGTTCTACACGGTCGAGAGCGAACGAACGGCCCGCTGGTCGACGGTTTGGGGGCTGTTCTTCATCTGCATCCTCTACTGGAGCGCCCCGGCGTTCGCGGCGTTCGGGACCGACCTCTACACGCAGAACGTCAACCCGACCTACGGCGACCCCGGCATGACCGGTGCAGCCAGTGAGGTCATCGTCGTGCTGGCGGCCCAGCTGTCGAACCTGCCCCAGTGGTTCGTCGGACTGATCGCGGCCGGCGGGATCGCCGCGGCGATCGCGACGATCGCCGGCCTCTTCATCGCCGGTTCCTCGGCGATCAGCCACGACATCTACACGAACATCATCAACGAGGACGCGACCCAGCGCCAGCAGATCTTCGTCGGTCGCCTCTCGATCGTCGCGCTCGGCGTGCTGACGACGCTGGCCGCACTCGACCCCGCGTCGTCGATCGCCGCGCTCGTCGGCTACGCGTTCGCGCTGGCCGGCTCCGTGCTGTTCCCGATGTTCTTCCTCGGGATGTGGTGGGAGAACGCCAACCGTCCGGGCGCACTCGCCGGCATGACCACCGGGCTCGTTGGCTGGTCGATCCCGATGATCAACGAGATCGTGCCGAACTACGTCTCCTCGCTCGAGGCCCCGCTGTCGGCGGGGCTGGCCCAGTGGATGCCGGCCATCGGGTCGGCGCTCATCACGCTGCCGATCGTCTTCGCGGTGACCATCATCGTCTCGCTGATGACCGACGAACCGCCGATGGAGACCAAGCGCGTCGTTCGGCAGTGTCACAGCCCCGAACCGATGCGCCAGCAACAGACTGCCGAAGACGTCGTGACCGACGGGGGCGAGACCCCCGCGGACGACTAA
- a CDS encoding DUF4212 domain-containing protein, with amino-acid sequence MPDNNTHDSADNRTATDGGVAGQAGQAHRNTDYLGSEVNLLNPSTPFMRDHLRIVWTGFAIWILAVWGPVTATYLATDAMTTQMPVLGFPLHYFLVAFGAPTSALILSFWYSRKRDALDEKYGIDHATAGGTSRGGEAAAADGGERSDESRASSEQRSDGGVDE; translated from the coding sequence ATGCCAGATAATAACACTCACGACTCAGCCGACAACCGAACCGCAACGGACGGTGGCGTGGCCGGACAGGCCGGCCAAGCCCACCGAAACACCGACTACCTCGGCTCGGAGGTGAACCTGCTGAACCCGAGTACGCCGTTCATGCGCGATCACCTGCGCATCGTCTGGACCGGCTTCGCCATCTGGATCCTCGCGGTCTGGGGCCCGGTGACGGCGACGTACCTCGCGACCGACGCGATGACGACGCAGATGCCGGTGCTCGGCTTCCCGCTGCACTACTTCCTCGTCGCCTTCGGCGCGCCGACCAGCGCGCTGATCCTGTCGTTCTGGTACTCGCGAAAGCGCGACGCGTTAGACGAGAAGTACGGCATCGATCACGCGACCGCCGGCGGAACCAGCCGCGGCGGCGAGGCCGCTGCTGCTGACGGCGGTGAGCGATCCGACGAATCGCGAGCCTCGTCGGAGCAACGCTCTGACGGAGGTGTCGACGAATGA
- the acs gene encoding acetate--CoA ligase gives MSQDNANLEARLAEQEAFEPPESFVEQANVSDPGIYEEFEENWPECWERAADLLSWDEEYDSVLEDDNAPFYEWFTDGKLNASYNCLDRHVEEGRGDSVAIEWEGELGETRTFTYDELLDEVEDFAATLRDLGVEEDDVVTLYMPMVPELPIAMLACARIGAPHSVVFAGFSADALATRMNSADSEYLVTCDGYYRRGDALDHISKTNEGLEGVEHEVSDVVVVDRLGDDLEHDLAENQHDYDELVAEHEGSTVEPVSRDAEDMLFLMYTSGTTGEPKGVKHTTGGYLAYTAWTSHAVLDIEADDTYWCSADIGWITGHSYIVYGPLALGTTSVMYEGTPDYPEKDRLWEIVEKNGVDIFYTAPTAIRAFMKWGEEYTQNHDLSSLRLLGTVGEPINPRAWKWYYKHIGNEECPIVDTWWQTETGGMMITTLPGVNTMKPGSAGPPLPGIDARVVDAEGEEVDAGQAGYVTVDNPWPGMLRTLYNNDERFLEEYWQEYSDEEADEWVYFPEDGAKIDDDGYITILGRVDDVINVSGHRLGTMEIESAVVGVEGIAEAAVVGGDHEVKGEAVYVYAIPEDGYEGNEELEERAVEAVLDSIGPIAKPEEVVFTHELPKTRSGKIMRRLLEDIASGNELGNTSTLRNPDVVDDIADQVATD, from the coding sequence ATGTCACAGGACAATGCCAACCTCGAGGCACGACTCGCGGAGCAGGAGGCGTTCGAGCCGCCCGAGTCGTTCGTCGAGCAGGCAAACGTCTCTGATCCGGGGATCTACGAGGAGTTCGAGGAGAACTGGCCGGAGTGTTGGGAGCGTGCGGCCGACCTCCTCTCGTGGGACGAGGAGTACGATTCCGTGCTCGAGGACGACAACGCGCCGTTTTACGAGTGGTTCACCGACGGGAAACTCAACGCGTCGTACAACTGTCTCGATCGGCACGTAGAGGAAGGACGCGGCGACAGCGTCGCGATCGAGTGGGAGGGCGAACTCGGGGAGACGCGAACCTTCACCTACGACGAACTCTTGGACGAGGTCGAGGACTTCGCCGCGACGCTGCGCGACCTCGGCGTCGAGGAGGACGACGTCGTCACGCTGTACATGCCGATGGTGCCGGAGCTGCCCATCGCGATGCTGGCGTGTGCCCGCATCGGCGCACCGCATAGCGTGGTCTTCGCCGGCTTCTCGGCCGACGCGCTGGCGACGCGGATGAACTCGGCCGACAGCGAGTATCTGGTCACCTGCGACGGCTACTACCGTCGCGGCGACGCGCTCGATCACATCTCGAAGACCAACGAGGGCCTCGAGGGGGTCGAGCACGAGGTCTCCGATGTCGTGGTCGTCGACCGACTGGGCGACGACTTAGAGCACGACCTCGCGGAGAACCAGCACGACTACGACGAACTCGTCGCCGAACACGAGGGGTCGACGGTCGAGCCGGTCTCCCGGGACGCCGAGGACATGCTGTTCCTGATGTACACCTCGGGGACGACCGGCGAGCCGAAGGGTGTCAAGCACACCACCGGCGGCTACCTCGCCTACACGGCGTGGACGAGCCACGCAGTCCTCGATATCGAGGCTGATGACACCTACTGGTGCTCGGCCGACATCGGCTGGATCACCGGTCACTCCTACATCGTCTACGGCCCCCTCGCGCTGGGGACGACGAGCGTGATGTACGAGGGGACGCCGGACTACCCCGAGAAGGACCGGCTGTGGGAGATCGTCGAGAAGAACGGCGTCGACATCTTCTACACCGCGCCGACGGCCATCCGCGCGTTCATGAAGTGGGGCGAGGAGTACACGCAGAACCACGACCTCTCCTCGCTGCGGCTGCTCGGCACCGTCGGGGAACCGATCAATCCGCGCGCGTGGAAGTGGTACTACAAGCACATCGGCAACGAGGAGTGCCCGATCGTCGACACCTGGTGGCAGACCGAAACCGGGGGCATGATGATCACGACGCTGCCGGGAGTCAACACCATGAAACCCGGCTCCGCCGGCCCACCGCTGCCGGGGATCGACGCTCGCGTGGTCGACGCCGAAGGCGAGGAAGTAGACGCCGGACAGGCCGGCTACGTCACGGTCGACAACCCGTGGCCCGGCATGCTCCGCACGCTGTACAACAACGACGAGCGGTTCCTCGAGGAGTACTGGCAGGAGTACTCCGACGAGGAGGCAGACGAGTGGGTCTACTTCCCCGAGGACGGCGCGAAGATCGACGACGACGGCTACATCACCATCCTCGGCCGGGTCGACGACGTGATCAACGTCTCCGGCCACCGGCTTGGCACCATGGAGATTGAGTCCGCCGTGGTCGGCGTCGAGGGAATCGCCGAAGCCGCCGTCGTCGGCGGCGACCACGAGGTCAAAGGCGAGGCCGTCTACGTCTACGCCATCCCCGAAGACGGCTACGAGGGCAACGAGGAACTCGAGGAGCGGGCCGTCGAGGCCGTCCTCGACTCCATCGGGCCGATCGCCAAGCCCGAGGAGGTCGTCTTCACGCACGAACTGCCCAAGACGCGCTCGGGCAAGATCATGCGTCGCCTGCTCGAGGACATCGCGAGCGGTAACGAACTCGGGAACACCTCGACGCTGCGTAATCCGGACGTCGTCGACGACATCGCAGACCAGGTAGCGACCGACTAA
- a CDS encoding bacterio-opsin activator domain-containing protein: MSLEGSVGDVLGRREYESLLDAAETYREALVIRLCGDVGLRPVELTRLTIDDIDQVRIDPPRYLIRVPTDDERESRTAYLPTRVERELRRYARSNDLSTDDLIFTVTPRRLQMLVSDVAERASELADDRSLADISTSDLRQYFAHTALVDHDVNPRVVKTAGGWRSFEALESYLPEPTDSQIVDAFDAVEEPSGPRSGDPQTGPAVSDDSVVRLLLAASDRYALVRLDADGYVERWNRSAAALFGYRAGEIVGTHVSAFYTDDAVEDGAPDRTLSRAVEESGCETDGWRVHKDGSRFRATEVVSPLRDDRGRHRGFAVFVRDGTAAHEELETVRERRDELEGLYAVARRHWDVTDALLESTDHEEVETTTCTALTDGEAYDAAWIDRATISDRRREWRASGGIDPDAVERLVPDEWRADEPVESLADAEPTETARSRDEAVTVADDVTATLEDGDSFAGAVAKVPLAYGDTVYGTLSVATDRPAAFGEDERTWLATIGRQVGYAIAAIRRRNLLLSDRVIELEVACRDDRSFFVDASRQLDCRFELDSLVPIDESTQLYYVRLEGASPADVFDLADAAPGIEDCRLVETDEDGWRVEFVIEGSCPIVTLTEYGVTVHEAIFEAGAATLTGDCAADADLRTIIDGLRSAFPDSELLGKREAERTVQTAREFREGLEDRLTDRQEAALRAAYFGGYYDWPRESTAEEVADAMGVSSPTLHNHLRKGQHELLRTFLDDPDG, from the coding sequence GCGGTACCTGATCCGGGTGCCGACCGACGACGAGCGAGAGTCCCGAACAGCGTACCTGCCGACCCGCGTCGAACGGGAACTCCGACGCTACGCCCGCAGTAACGACCTCTCGACGGACGACCTGATCTTCACCGTGACGCCCCGCCGGCTACAGATGCTGGTCTCGGACGTCGCCGAACGAGCGAGCGAACTGGCCGACGACCGCAGTCTCGCCGATATCTCTACGAGCGATCTCCGCCAGTACTTCGCCCACACCGCGCTGGTCGACCACGACGTGAACCCCCGTGTCGTCAAGACCGCAGGCGGCTGGCGCAGCTTCGAAGCCCTCGAGTCCTACCTGCCCGAGCCGACCGACTCCCAGATCGTCGACGCATTCGACGCCGTCGAGGAGCCGTCGGGTCCCCGATCCGGCGATCCCCAGACCGGGCCCGCGGTGAGCGACGACAGCGTCGTCCGGCTCCTGTTGGCCGCGAGCGACCGGTACGCGCTCGTCCGCCTCGATGCGGACGGCTACGTCGAACGCTGGAACCGGAGCGCGGCCGCGCTGTTCGGCTACCGCGCCGGCGAGATCGTCGGCACGCACGTCTCCGCGTTCTACACCGACGACGCCGTCGAGGACGGCGCGCCCGACCGCACGCTCTCGCGGGCCGTCGAGGAGTCCGGCTGCGAAACCGACGGCTGGCGGGTCCACAAGGACGGCTCGCGCTTTCGCGCGACCGAAGTCGTCTCGCCGCTGCGGGACGATCGGGGCCGCCACCGCGGCTTCGCCGTCTTCGTCCGCGACGGAACGGCCGCCCACGAGGAACTCGAGACCGTCCGGGAGCGCCGCGACGAACTCGAGGGGCTGTACGCGGTCGCCCGGCGACACTGGGACGTGACCGACGCGCTGCTCGAGTCGACCGATCACGAAGAGGTCGAGACGACGACGTGTACCGCGCTCACCGACGGGGAGGCCTACGACGCCGCGTGGATCGACCGGGCGACGATTTCGGATCGCCGCCGGGAGTGGCGCGCGTCCGGCGGGATCGATCCGGATGCGGTCGAGCGGCTCGTTCCCGACGAGTGGCGGGCGGACGAGCCGGTCGAGTCCCTTGCGGATGCGGAGCCGACGGAGACCGCCCGGTCGCGGGACGAGGCGGTTACGGTCGCGGATGACGTGACGGCGACGCTCGAGGACGGCGATTCGTTTGCGGGGGCCGTCGCGAAAGTCCCGCTCGCGTACGGCGATACCGTCTACGGGACGCTCTCGGTCGCGACCGACCGACCGGCGGCGTTCGGAGAGGACGAGCGCACGTGGCTCGCGACGATCGGCCGACAGGTCGGCTACGCCATCGCCGCCATTCGCCGGCGGAACCTCCTGTTGTCCGATCGCGTGATCGAACTCGAGGTCGCCTGTCGGGACGACCGCTCCTTTTTCGTCGACGCCTCGCGCCAACTCGACTGCCGGTTCGAACTCGACTCGCTGGTCCCGATCGACGAGTCGACCCAGCTCTACTACGTCCGGCTCGAGGGGGCGTCGCCCGCCGACGTCTTCGACCTCGCCGACGCCGCGCCCGGGATCGAGGACTGCCGGCTAGTCGAGACCGACGAGGACGGCTGGCGCGTCGAGTTCGTCATCGAGGGCTCCTGTCCCATCGTCACGCTGACCGAGTACGGCGTGACCGTCCACGAAGCGATCTTCGAGGCCGGCGCGGCGACGCTCACCGGCGACTGCGCGGCCGACGCCGACCTCCGGACGATCATCGACGGCCTCCGCTCGGCGTTTCCCGACTCCGAACTGCTCGGGAAACGCGAGGCCGAACGGACCGTCCAGACGGCCCGCGAGTTCCGTGAGGGCCTCGAGGACCGGCTGACCGACCGACAGGAGGCCGCGCTCCGAGCGGCCTACTTCGGCGGTTACTACGACTGGCCACGGGAGAGCACGGCCGAGGAAGTCGCCGACGCAATGGGGGTCTCCTCGCCGACACTGCACAACCACCTTCGGAAGGGCCAACACGAACTGCTCCGGACGTTCCTCGACGATCCGGACGGGTAG